In Syngnathus acus chromosome 21, fSynAcu1.2, whole genome shotgun sequence, one genomic interval encodes:
- the LOC119115632 gene encoding zinc finger protein 292-like isoform X2 produces the protein MADSESDIETDGLEIALESLCRRYCSDASTLKSKDYCSGFCELVEAYTSQWQVPLPQLKVLRTALCGFTKATAKFPDDCQHVHNILSRLALSIFELLLFFSKEEFGESPLKDILDSYQTCHAELLRHRNVYLQHAKLIIKAGGPWENQVLQAILKETNLPPKEVDDYLSSELPVFLELRIRYLQACERIREAMALAKVCLENHKPGKHLFLHQAYLTCLYKASLHEVFHKQMAKIDGRDAVEIICNTEQDEKDELLLTFCKVFLAQQLQNGDMYYIWDLVFIWSRLHLRAHPSTRDFLTECTRLASSAKNTRAIFPFIKIVNAELGGDGVQVCMELCTRALQLCDAQADDVAQALVCKTIAFLLPGDLEICRACALMVFCLERSLDAYRTVRLLYKHPDQEPHPHRCLVPTNVRFQIMQMLKERLSFDPEFWSIMALRTRCLALIDDKVIKDALIEEMSQEEEQEEEEGKYCDEELTSTRVNDSNAQDVKCSATESEKEPLPLEHTSDSHTQSLSSAAPVKKRTWGRKLRRKVRLLSDEDIDQGDDPEYMYNLKPNSLSNKSGYSLRRNHTKRENCASVKLPLNRKREYLSRCVKSQIFKRQGKKKRWLQGLPRLEAPQSGQEKVVILKGKKRGRKPAQRWELYYPDNEIALPKDESGLGEDSDTPHLENEAGTAKDVNDRCGDLGRTQEEASHICAQPQIVSSAVEADPELDGPLQKLQSSPIELMHNYHLKSTDGDPADPTELPTEGPPIIEESYRKVKVEISWRERFQRAQKYGCLNFYCKSCKKNYKGLNVLRHFIAHFKRRNRCIICGKCFQRFVVGKKHIWDHIEEMCKNHKDSDAEGAETTNGTTGNPVEVPSENQTPNQEPRKKLGKVKVSSLSREDRIMRNLRIAVKKFQGMCKKSNKDTTATQFDFKDEQVVIQDDLIIIKAPAKEGEAAEENGYDAIGKYVLCPSASCDRVFMKYGSNLTKHAVKCHLSEDQVLEKTFVWAKHKCSFCNRNLQFVQYYKEHIRRHDPSLPHFCSHVQCDQHFLTAQELREHMNSHAPFSPACAFANCNKQFSNIMSLYDHEWRHYVPPPQRDEVGRQQRQSDEAPWKKRLKVEERWSQSKQVKRETLVVENSSEGNVAPGGDGEVIAQGDGEAIAPEGDAETIAPDTETIAPDSEAAFLKEAEIIQKPVNGFEEAKQSQDSKGCKRATAKKNHHKKKFRFTSDKPVVDPLNIKERAKNTTLSEGVETKLEKGLVAEHKSFSPPDPSYATPFYATPFTRLPPCTYMDEAQLSMRKRRCTEQDAHVQNHAHTDVSACHEKPESKGHREQKIRHRCDKCLSSFGSVQELQKHKALNTCSALFGFDSDDES, from the exons ATGGCGGACAGCGAAAGTGACATAGAAACTGACGGGCTTGAAATAGCTCTAGAATCATTGTGCCGTCGATATTGCAGCGATGCGTCCACCCTTAAAAGCAAAGACTACTGTTCTGGGTTTTGTGAG TTGGTTGAAGCCTACACGAGCCAATGGCAGGTTCCTCTGCCTCAACTGAAGGTGCTGCGGACAGCGCTGTGCGGTTTCACAAAAGCCACAGCCAAATTCCCCGATGACTGTCAACACGTCCACAATATTCTCAGCCGTCTGGCCTT GAGTATATTTGAGCTTCTACTGTTTTTCAGCAAAGAGGAATTTGGAGAAAGTCCTTTAAAAGACATCTTAGACTCTTATCAG ACATGCCACGCTGAGCTTTTAAGGCACCGGAATGTTTATCTTCAGCATGCAAAGCTGATCATCAAAGCTGGCGGTCCTTGGGAGAACCAGGTGTTGCAAGCAATCCTGAAGGAGACCAACTTGCCTCCTAAAGAAG TTGACGATTACCTAAGCTCAGAGCTGCCTGTTTTCTTGGAGCTGCGGATTCGCTATCTGCAAGCGTGTGAGAGAATACGGGAAGCTATGGCCTTGGCTAAGGTTTGCCTGGAGAACCACAAGCCTGGAAAACATTTATTCCTGCATCAGGCTTATCTGACCTGTCTCTACAAGGCCTCGCTGCATGAAGTCTTTCACAAGCAG ATGGCGAAGATTGATGGCCGAGATGCGGTGGAGATCATCTGTAACACCGAGCAAGATGAAAAAGATGAGCTGCTCCTGACATTTTGCAAAGTGTTCCTTGCCCAGCAGCTACAAAACGGAGACATGTATTACATATG GGACCTGGTGTTCATCTGGAGCAGGTTGCATCTTCGAGCCCACCCGTCGACACGGGACTTCCTGACCGAGTGCACTCGACTGGCTTCCTCCGCAAAGAACACCCGCGCCATCTTTCCTTTCATCAAAATAGTCAACGCCGAG CTGGGCGGCGATGGCGTGCAAGTCTGCATGGAGCTTTGCACCAGGGCCTTGCAGCTGTGTGACGCGCAAGCGGACGACGTGGCTCAGGCTCTGGTATGCAAGACCATTGCTTTCCTCTTGCCCGGAGACCTGGAGATCTGTCGAGCGTGCGCCCTGATGGTGTTCTGCCTGGAGCGAAGCCTGGACGCTTACCGAACGGTGCGCCTGCTTTACAAGCATCCCGACCAGGAGCCGCATCCTCACCGCTGCCTCGTCCCGACAAACGTTCGCTTCCAAATTATGCAG ATGCTGAAGGAACGTCTGTCTTTTGACCCAGAGTTCTGGAGCATCATGGCCCTCAGGACCCGCTGCTTGGCGTTGATAGACGACAAAGTCATTAAGGATGCTCTTATCGAGGAGATGagtcaagaagaagagcaggaggaggaggaaggcaaATACTGTGATGAGGAGCTAACAAGTACTCGTGTAAATGATTCAAATGCTCAAGATGTGAAGTGCTCTGCGACTGAATCTGAGAAAGAGCCGCTTCCACTGGAACACACGTCTGATAGCCACACGCAAAGCTTGTCAAGCGCTGCTCCCGTGAAGAAGAGAACATGGGGCCGGAAACTGCGACGGAAAGTCCGACTTTTGTCTGATGAGGACATCGACCAAGGTGACGATCCGGAATACATGTACAATCTCAAACCCAATTCGTTGTCTAATAAATCTGGATATTCACTACGACGCAATCACACTAAGAGAGAAAACTGCGCTTCTGTCAAGCTCCCTCTCAACCGAAAGAGAGAATATTTGTCCCGGTGTGTGAAAAGCCAAATTTTTAAAAGGCAAGGCAAGAAGAAGCGATGGTTGCAAGGTCTTCCCAGGCTGGAAGCGCCACAGAGCGGCCAAGAGAAGGTGGTCATACTGAAAGGGAAAAAGCGGGGTAGGAAGCCCGCGCAGCGATGGGAACTTTATTACCCCGACAATGAAATAGCCCTCCCCAAGGATGAGTCTGGTCTAGGGGAGGACTCTGATACGCCTCAtctggagaatgaagctggGACGGCGAAGGACGTAAACGACCGTTGTGGCGACCTCGGTCGAACTCAAGAGGAAGCTTCCCATATTTGCGCTCAGCCTCAAATTGTCAGCTCAGCCGTCGAAGCTGACCCCGAGCTTGATGGACCGCTCCAGAAATTGCAGAGCTCCCCAATAGAACTGATGCACAATTACCATCTAAAGTCTACAGACGGTGACCCGGCGGACCCCACGGAACTCCCCACGGAAGGGCCGCCAATCATTGAAGAATCATACCGAAAG gTCAAAGTGGAGATAAGTTGGAGGGAAAGGTTTCAACGAGCACAAAAGTATGGTTGTCTGAATTTTTACTGCAAGTCTTGTAAGAAAAACTATAAAGGGTTGAACGTGTTGAGGCATTTCATCGCCCACTTCAAGAGGCGCAACAGGTGCATCATCTGCGGGAAATGCTTCCAGCGCTTCGTTGTCGgcaaaaagcacatttgggATCACATAGAAGAAATGTGTAAGAACCATAAAGACTCTGACGCCGAGGGAGCTGAAACCACCAACGGGACGACGGGTAATCCGGTCGAGGTTCCCAGCGAAAACCAAACGCCAAACCAGGAACCTCGGAAGAAACTGGGCAAAGTCAAAGTTTCCAGCCTCAGTCGGGAAGATCGAATCATGCGAAACCTCCGTATTGCCGTCAAAAAGTTTCAAGGCATGTGCAAGAAGTCCAACAAAGACACCACGGCGACGCAGTTCGACTTTAAGGACGAGCAGGTGGTCATTCAGGACGATCTGATCATCATCAAAGCACCCGCAAAGGAGGGCGAGGCGGCGGAAGAAAACGGCTACGACGCCATCGGCAAGTACGTCTTGTGCCCTTCCGCGTCCTGCGATCGAGTGTTTATGAAATACGGCAGCAACCTGACCAAGCACGCCGTCAAATGTCACCTCAGCGAAGACCAGGTGCTGGAAAAGACCTTTGTCTGGGCCAAGCACAAATGCAGCTTCTGCAATCG CAACCTTCAGTTTGTGCAGTATTACAAGGAGCACATCAGGCGCCACGACCCTTCCCTGCCACACTTCTGCTCCCATGTGCAATGCGACCAGCACTTCTTGACGGCGCAAGAACTCCGAGAGCACATGAACTCTCACGCCCCGTTCAGCCCCGCCTGCGCTTTCGCCAACTGCAACAAGCAGTTCTCCAACATCATGAGCCTCTACGACCACGAGTGGAGACACTACGTGCCGCCACCTCAGAGGGACGAGGTCGGTCGGCAGCAGAGGCAAAGCGACGAGGCTCCGTGGAAGAAGCGGCTGAAGGTTGAGGAGAGGTGGTCGCAGAGCAAGCAGGTCAAACGGGAGACATTGGTAGTTGAGAACTCCTCCGAGGGAAATGTCGCGCCAGGAGGAGACGGTGAGGTGATCGCGCAAGGAGACGGCGAGGCCATTGCGCCAGAAGGAGACGCCGAGACGATCGCGCCGGATACCGAAACGATCGCGCCGGATAGCGAAGCGGCTTTTTTGAAGGAGGCAGAGATCATCCAGAAGCCTGTCAACGGATTCGAGGAAGCGAAACAAAGCCAAGACTCGAAAGGATGCAAGCGCGCCACGGCTAAAAAAAACCATCACAAAAAGAAGTTCAGGTTTACTAGCGACAAGCCCGTTGTGGACCCCTTGAACATCAAGGAGAGGGCCAAAAACACCACACTGTCCGAAGGCGTGGAGACTAAGTTGGAGAAGGGGCTCGTCGCAGAGCACAAAAGCTTCAGCCCTCCAGATCCTTCCTACGCAACGCCCTTCTACGCAACGCCCTTCACCCGGCTCCCGCCCTGCACCTACATGGACGAGGCTCAGCTGTCCATGCGCAAGCGGAGATGCACGGAGCAGGACGCGCACGTGCAAAATCACGCTCATACGGATGTTTCAGCGTGCCACGAGAAGCCCGAGAGCAAAGGTCACCGTGAGCAGAAGATCAGACATCGATGCGACAAGTGTCTCTCCTCCTTCGGCAGCGTCCAAGAGCTCCAGAAACACAAAGCTCTCAACACCTGCTCGGCTCTCTTTGGATTTGACTCGGATGACGAAAGTTAA
- the zgc:152951 gene encoding uncharacterized protein zgc:152951, with translation MEEFKNSDKGRVTIYSIKGCPHCRQAKAFLAPLGLPICDVDLNEHPELQAPVKKLSGGRVSVPQIFFNSLYIGGNEKLKKMAPEELQKLVKMVKEEPLTADAPPLPEVKESPGAALDADPHDNQFECEKDKLADLVAELKDAHVIGTQRKGLTLYKKSFSKDQLLAWLQNNKGMDQGQAISVGQGLLFKKYMTIVRERGEIDGRFGAASGDALFRLMEDDPHSALNTGQTASCSPLEAAELSLLLRELTLKLFSEHLSADGKSVDYKGMSENPAFQRYSELAIQLQRIKLLSLSREETLAFFINIYNALVIHGYLRMGAPKSSWQRYRFFNYVSYLIGGEIFTLQDIENGVLRGNRKGVAQFRRPFSKTDPRLQVALKDAEPLIHFALNCGAKSCPPIKTYTPQDIDKQLRTAVEAFLEDDDACDVDMGKKEVRLSQIFKWYKVDFGETDEELLKWVLKHMSDSPKKTSLKSVLSAGKVKISYLPYDWSPNSRL, from the exons ATGGAGGAGTTTAAAAACAGCGACAAGGGTCGGGTGACCATCTACTCCATCAAAGGCTGCCCACACTGCCGGCAGGCGAAAGCCTTCCTGGCACCCTTAGGACTTCCGATTTGCGACGTCGATCTCAATGAGCATCCCGAGTTGCAGGCGCCGGTGAAGAAGCTGTCAGGTGGACGGGTCTCAGTCCCTCAAATATTCTTCAACAGCCTTTACATTGGGGGCaatgaaaaactgaaaaaaatg GCTCCAGAGGAGCTTCAAAAGTTGGTGAAGATGGTCAAAGAGGAACCTCTTACAGCTGACGCTCCACCGCTACCGGAGGTCAAAGAGTCACCGGGTGCTGCTTTGGATGCGGACCCTCATGACAATC AATTTGAGTGTGAGAAAGACAAGTTGGCTGACCTGGTTGCGGAACTTAAAGATGCTCACGTGATTGGCACTCAGAGAAAGGGCCTGACCTTGTACAAGAAGAGCTTTTCCAAGGACCAACTGCTTGCCTGGCTCCAGAACAACAAGGGCATGG ACCAAGGTCAAGCCATAAGTGTGGGCCAGGGATTATTGTTCAAGAAGTACATGACCATTGTCCGAGAGCGCGGGGAGATAGATGGCAGATTTGGAGCAGCCAGCGGGGACGCGCTGTTCAGGTTGATGGAGGACGACCCGCATTCTGCACTCAACACAGGACAGACGGCGTCCTGCAGTCCCCTCGAGG CGGCGGAACTCTCCTTACTTTTGCGTGAACTAACCCTCAAGCTGTTCTCGGAGCATCTCTCTGCCGACGGCAAG tcgGTGGACTACAAAGGCATGTCGGAGAACCCGGCTTTTCAACGCTACTCTGAACTAGCCATTCAGCTGCAGAGGATCAAGCTCCTCTCGCTCTCCCGTGAGGAGACTCTAGCCTTCTTCATCAACATCTACAACGCTTTGGTCATCCACGGTTACCTCCGCATGGGAGCCCCCAAAAGCAGTTGGCAGAGATACCGA TTCTTCAACTACGTCAGCTATCTGATTGGAGGAGAGATCTTCACCTTACAGGATATTGAGAACGGCGTTCTGAGAGGAAACAGGAAAGGGGTGGCACAGTTTCGAAGACCTTTCTCCAAAACAGACCCCCGACTACAA GTGGCGCTCAAAGACGCTGAACCGCTCATTCATTTTGCCTTGAACTGTGGCGCCAAAAGCTGTCCTCCCATCAAGACCTACACGCCACAA GACATTGACAAGCAGCTCCGCACGGCAGTTGAGGCTTTTTTGGAGGATGACGACGCCTGCGACGTGGATATGGGCAAAAAAGAAGTCCGACTGAGTCAGATTTTCAAGTGGTACAAGGTTGACTTTGGAGAAACTGATGAGGAG CTGCTGAAGTGGGTCCTGAAGCACATGAGCGACTCCCCAAAGAAGACTAGCTTGAAGAGTGTTCTTTCTGCTGGAAAGGTCAAAATCAGCTACCTACCGTACGACTGGAGCCCCAACAGCAggctgtaa
- the LOC119115632 gene encoding zinc finger protein 292-like isoform X1: MADSESDIETDGLEIALESLCRRYCSDASTLKSKDYCSGFCELVEAYTSQWQVPLPQLKVLRTALCGFTKATAKFPDDCQHVHNILSRLALSIFELLLFFSKEEFGESPLKDILDSYQTCHAELLRHRNVYLQHAKLIIKAGGPWENQVLQAILKETNLPPKEVDDYLSSELPVFLELRIRYLQACERIREAMALAKVCLENHKPGKHLFLHQAYLTCLYKASLHEVFHKQVLSARFACQMAKIDGRDAVEIICNTEQDEKDELLLTFCKVFLAQQLQNGDMYYIWDLVFIWSRLHLRAHPSTRDFLTECTRLASSAKNTRAIFPFIKIVNAELGGDGVQVCMELCTRALQLCDAQADDVAQALVCKTIAFLLPGDLEICRACALMVFCLERSLDAYRTVRLLYKHPDQEPHPHRCLVPTNVRFQIMQMLKERLSFDPEFWSIMALRTRCLALIDDKVIKDALIEEMSQEEEQEEEEGKYCDEELTSTRVNDSNAQDVKCSATESEKEPLPLEHTSDSHTQSLSSAAPVKKRTWGRKLRRKVRLLSDEDIDQGDDPEYMYNLKPNSLSNKSGYSLRRNHTKRENCASVKLPLNRKREYLSRCVKSQIFKRQGKKKRWLQGLPRLEAPQSGQEKVVILKGKKRGRKPAQRWELYYPDNEIALPKDESGLGEDSDTPHLENEAGTAKDVNDRCGDLGRTQEEASHICAQPQIVSSAVEADPELDGPLQKLQSSPIELMHNYHLKSTDGDPADPTELPTEGPPIIEESYRKVKVEISWRERFQRAQKYGCLNFYCKSCKKNYKGLNVLRHFIAHFKRRNRCIICGKCFQRFVVGKKHIWDHIEEMCKNHKDSDAEGAETTNGTTGNPVEVPSENQTPNQEPRKKLGKVKVSSLSREDRIMRNLRIAVKKFQGMCKKSNKDTTATQFDFKDEQVVIQDDLIIIKAPAKEGEAAEENGYDAIGKYVLCPSASCDRVFMKYGSNLTKHAVKCHLSEDQVLEKTFVWAKHKCSFCNRNLQFVQYYKEHIRRHDPSLPHFCSHVQCDQHFLTAQELREHMNSHAPFSPACAFANCNKQFSNIMSLYDHEWRHYVPPPQRDEVGRQQRQSDEAPWKKRLKVEERWSQSKQVKRETLVVENSSEGNVAPGGDGEVIAQGDGEAIAPEGDAETIAPDTETIAPDSEAAFLKEAEIIQKPVNGFEEAKQSQDSKGCKRATAKKNHHKKKFRFTSDKPVVDPLNIKERAKNTTLSEGVETKLEKGLVAEHKSFSPPDPSYATPFYATPFTRLPPCTYMDEAQLSMRKRRCTEQDAHVQNHAHTDVSACHEKPESKGHREQKIRHRCDKCLSSFGSVQELQKHKALNTCSALFGFDSDDES, translated from the exons ATGGCGGACAGCGAAAGTGACATAGAAACTGACGGGCTTGAAATAGCTCTAGAATCATTGTGCCGTCGATATTGCAGCGATGCGTCCACCCTTAAAAGCAAAGACTACTGTTCTGGGTTTTGTGAG TTGGTTGAAGCCTACACGAGCCAATGGCAGGTTCCTCTGCCTCAACTGAAGGTGCTGCGGACAGCGCTGTGCGGTTTCACAAAAGCCACAGCCAAATTCCCCGATGACTGTCAACACGTCCACAATATTCTCAGCCGTCTGGCCTT GAGTATATTTGAGCTTCTACTGTTTTTCAGCAAAGAGGAATTTGGAGAAAGTCCTTTAAAAGACATCTTAGACTCTTATCAG ACATGCCACGCTGAGCTTTTAAGGCACCGGAATGTTTATCTTCAGCATGCAAAGCTGATCATCAAAGCTGGCGGTCCTTGGGAGAACCAGGTGTTGCAAGCAATCCTGAAGGAGACCAACTTGCCTCCTAAAGAAG TTGACGATTACCTAAGCTCAGAGCTGCCTGTTTTCTTGGAGCTGCGGATTCGCTATCTGCAAGCGTGTGAGAGAATACGGGAAGCTATGGCCTTGGCTAAGGTTTGCCTGGAGAACCACAAGCCTGGAAAACATTTATTCCTGCATCAGGCTTATCTGACCTGTCTCTACAAGGCCTCGCTGCATGAAGTCTTTCACAAGCAGGTGCTCAGTGCACGATTTGCATGCCAG ATGGCGAAGATTGATGGCCGAGATGCGGTGGAGATCATCTGTAACACCGAGCAAGATGAAAAAGATGAGCTGCTCCTGACATTTTGCAAAGTGTTCCTTGCCCAGCAGCTACAAAACGGAGACATGTATTACATATG GGACCTGGTGTTCATCTGGAGCAGGTTGCATCTTCGAGCCCACCCGTCGACACGGGACTTCCTGACCGAGTGCACTCGACTGGCTTCCTCCGCAAAGAACACCCGCGCCATCTTTCCTTTCATCAAAATAGTCAACGCCGAG CTGGGCGGCGATGGCGTGCAAGTCTGCATGGAGCTTTGCACCAGGGCCTTGCAGCTGTGTGACGCGCAAGCGGACGACGTGGCTCAGGCTCTGGTATGCAAGACCATTGCTTTCCTCTTGCCCGGAGACCTGGAGATCTGTCGAGCGTGCGCCCTGATGGTGTTCTGCCTGGAGCGAAGCCTGGACGCTTACCGAACGGTGCGCCTGCTTTACAAGCATCCCGACCAGGAGCCGCATCCTCACCGCTGCCTCGTCCCGACAAACGTTCGCTTCCAAATTATGCAG ATGCTGAAGGAACGTCTGTCTTTTGACCCAGAGTTCTGGAGCATCATGGCCCTCAGGACCCGCTGCTTGGCGTTGATAGACGACAAAGTCATTAAGGATGCTCTTATCGAGGAGATGagtcaagaagaagagcaggaggaggaggaaggcaaATACTGTGATGAGGAGCTAACAAGTACTCGTGTAAATGATTCAAATGCTCAAGATGTGAAGTGCTCTGCGACTGAATCTGAGAAAGAGCCGCTTCCACTGGAACACACGTCTGATAGCCACACGCAAAGCTTGTCAAGCGCTGCTCCCGTGAAGAAGAGAACATGGGGCCGGAAACTGCGACGGAAAGTCCGACTTTTGTCTGATGAGGACATCGACCAAGGTGACGATCCGGAATACATGTACAATCTCAAACCCAATTCGTTGTCTAATAAATCTGGATATTCACTACGACGCAATCACACTAAGAGAGAAAACTGCGCTTCTGTCAAGCTCCCTCTCAACCGAAAGAGAGAATATTTGTCCCGGTGTGTGAAAAGCCAAATTTTTAAAAGGCAAGGCAAGAAGAAGCGATGGTTGCAAGGTCTTCCCAGGCTGGAAGCGCCACAGAGCGGCCAAGAGAAGGTGGTCATACTGAAAGGGAAAAAGCGGGGTAGGAAGCCCGCGCAGCGATGGGAACTTTATTACCCCGACAATGAAATAGCCCTCCCCAAGGATGAGTCTGGTCTAGGGGAGGACTCTGATACGCCTCAtctggagaatgaagctggGACGGCGAAGGACGTAAACGACCGTTGTGGCGACCTCGGTCGAACTCAAGAGGAAGCTTCCCATATTTGCGCTCAGCCTCAAATTGTCAGCTCAGCCGTCGAAGCTGACCCCGAGCTTGATGGACCGCTCCAGAAATTGCAGAGCTCCCCAATAGAACTGATGCACAATTACCATCTAAAGTCTACAGACGGTGACCCGGCGGACCCCACGGAACTCCCCACGGAAGGGCCGCCAATCATTGAAGAATCATACCGAAAG gTCAAAGTGGAGATAAGTTGGAGGGAAAGGTTTCAACGAGCACAAAAGTATGGTTGTCTGAATTTTTACTGCAAGTCTTGTAAGAAAAACTATAAAGGGTTGAACGTGTTGAGGCATTTCATCGCCCACTTCAAGAGGCGCAACAGGTGCATCATCTGCGGGAAATGCTTCCAGCGCTTCGTTGTCGgcaaaaagcacatttgggATCACATAGAAGAAATGTGTAAGAACCATAAAGACTCTGACGCCGAGGGAGCTGAAACCACCAACGGGACGACGGGTAATCCGGTCGAGGTTCCCAGCGAAAACCAAACGCCAAACCAGGAACCTCGGAAGAAACTGGGCAAAGTCAAAGTTTCCAGCCTCAGTCGGGAAGATCGAATCATGCGAAACCTCCGTATTGCCGTCAAAAAGTTTCAAGGCATGTGCAAGAAGTCCAACAAAGACACCACGGCGACGCAGTTCGACTTTAAGGACGAGCAGGTGGTCATTCAGGACGATCTGATCATCATCAAAGCACCCGCAAAGGAGGGCGAGGCGGCGGAAGAAAACGGCTACGACGCCATCGGCAAGTACGTCTTGTGCCCTTCCGCGTCCTGCGATCGAGTGTTTATGAAATACGGCAGCAACCTGACCAAGCACGCCGTCAAATGTCACCTCAGCGAAGACCAGGTGCTGGAAAAGACCTTTGTCTGGGCCAAGCACAAATGCAGCTTCTGCAATCG CAACCTTCAGTTTGTGCAGTATTACAAGGAGCACATCAGGCGCCACGACCCTTCCCTGCCACACTTCTGCTCCCATGTGCAATGCGACCAGCACTTCTTGACGGCGCAAGAACTCCGAGAGCACATGAACTCTCACGCCCCGTTCAGCCCCGCCTGCGCTTTCGCCAACTGCAACAAGCAGTTCTCCAACATCATGAGCCTCTACGACCACGAGTGGAGACACTACGTGCCGCCACCTCAGAGGGACGAGGTCGGTCGGCAGCAGAGGCAAAGCGACGAGGCTCCGTGGAAGAAGCGGCTGAAGGTTGAGGAGAGGTGGTCGCAGAGCAAGCAGGTCAAACGGGAGACATTGGTAGTTGAGAACTCCTCCGAGGGAAATGTCGCGCCAGGAGGAGACGGTGAGGTGATCGCGCAAGGAGACGGCGAGGCCATTGCGCCAGAAGGAGACGCCGAGACGATCGCGCCGGATACCGAAACGATCGCGCCGGATAGCGAAGCGGCTTTTTTGAAGGAGGCAGAGATCATCCAGAAGCCTGTCAACGGATTCGAGGAAGCGAAACAAAGCCAAGACTCGAAAGGATGCAAGCGCGCCACGGCTAAAAAAAACCATCACAAAAAGAAGTTCAGGTTTACTAGCGACAAGCCCGTTGTGGACCCCTTGAACATCAAGGAGAGGGCCAAAAACACCACACTGTCCGAAGGCGTGGAGACTAAGTTGGAGAAGGGGCTCGTCGCAGAGCACAAAAGCTTCAGCCCTCCAGATCCTTCCTACGCAACGCCCTTCTACGCAACGCCCTTCACCCGGCTCCCGCCCTGCACCTACATGGACGAGGCTCAGCTGTCCATGCGCAAGCGGAGATGCACGGAGCAGGACGCGCACGTGCAAAATCACGCTCATACGGATGTTTCAGCGTGCCACGAGAAGCCCGAGAGCAAAGGTCACCGTGAGCAGAAGATCAGACATCGATGCGACAAGTGTCTCTCCTCCTTCGGCAGCGTCCAAGAGCTCCAGAAACACAAAGCTCTCAACACCTGCTCGGCTCTCTTTGGATTTGACTCGGATGACGAAAGTTAA
- the htr1fa gene encoding 5-hydroxytryptamine receptor 1F, with translation MDFPNCTEGVFATSSGDYDALEPAKPPPKKIVLSVTLSVLAIVTTFLNCLVITAIAVTRKLHHPANYLICSLAVTDLLVAVLVMPFSIIYIQKETWVMGKVVCTIWLSVDITCCTCSILHLAAIAVDRYRAITDAVEYSRKRTGARAGAMVAVVWLLSILISLPPLLWRYYTGDADQEDQCIILHHHIAFTLYSTLGAFYIPLLLILILYFKIYRAAQTLYMRREASRASRHSCMTNGSSIPSTYPAGDGGPRSPDPVSPQDKSFSDPSTEEAPRERMRIAVKKFHCKSRRHDSRSESRRSQLSQGPRISGARERKAASTLGLIIGAFVICWLPFFVKEVIVNTCGSCGTSMEMADFLTWLGYINSLINPLIYTIFNEDFKKAFQRLVRCSSYL, from the coding sequence ATGGATTTTCCCAACTGCACTGAAGGGGTGTTTGCGACCAGCAGCGGTGATTATGATGCCCTGGAGCCCGCCAAACCGCCCCCCAAGAAGATCGTCCTTTCGGTGACCCTCTCCGTGCTGGCCATCGTCACCACCTTCCTCAACTGCTTGGTGATCACCGCCATCGCCGTCACCCGCAAGTTGCATCACCCCGCCAACTACCTCATCTGCTCCCTGGCGGTGACCGACCTGCTGGTGGCCGTTCTGGTCATGCCCTTTAGCATCATCTACATTCAGAAAGAAACCTGGGTCATGGGTAAGGTGGTGTGCACCATCTGGCTGAGCGTGGACATCACGTGCTGCACGTGCTCCATCCTCCACTTGGCCGCCATCGCCGTCGACCGCTACAGGGCCATCACAGACGCCGTGGAGTACTCGCGAAAACGTACGGGTGCCCGAGCAGGAGCCATGGTGGCCGTCGTGTGGCTCTTGTCCATCCTCATCTCGCTTCCTCCTCTGTTGTGGAGGTACTACACGGGGGATGCGGATCAGGAAGACCAGTGCATCATCCTCCACCACCACATCGCTTTTACTCTGTACTCCACCCTCGGGGCGTTTTACATCCCCCTTTTGCTCATCCTCATCCTCTACTTTAAAATCTACCGGGCCGCTCAGACCCTTTACATGCGTCGGGAGGCCAGCAGGGCGAGCCGTCACTCGTGCATGACCAACGGGAGTTCCATCCCTTCCACCTACCCCGCCGGAGACGGCGGGCCTCGGAGTCCGGACCCCGTCAGCCCGCAAGATAAATCTTTCTCCGATCCCTCGACGGAGGAGGCGCCACGCGAACGCATGCGTATTGCGGTGAAAAAGTTCCACTGCAAGAGCCGTCGGCACGACTCGCGCAGTGAGTCACGGAGGAGCCAGCTCTCGCAAGGACCACGCATCTCGGGCGCGAGGGAACGCAAGGCTGCATCCACGCTGGGTTTGATCATCGGAGCGTTTGTCATTTGCTGGTTGCCCTTTTTTGTCAAGGAGGTGATCGTCAACACGTGCGGCTCTTGCGGCACGTCGATGGAGATGGCTGACTTTCTGACGTGGCTGGGTTACATCAACTCACTCATCAACCCCCTCATCTACACCATCTTTAATGAGGACTTCAAAAAGGCTTTCCAGAGACTGGTTAGGTGTAGTAGTTATCTCTGA